Part of the Salminus brasiliensis chromosome 2, fSalBra1.hap2, whole genome shotgun sequence genome, TGTAGACACAGCAATGCACTGACCACCATCTTGAGTCTGAATTTGAATATCCAGTTTTGGAACTATCAAATACGGGGTCAGTATTTTGGCCCTGTATGTCCAGGCTTTGTCCTGTTTACCTCCTTCAGAGTCTGTAGCAGAACGACTTGTGAAGTTGGAGCTTTGTGTATGTGCTGCTGTGTTGTCTCACTATATCAAAAAGCTTGGTGCTGCCTGCATTAAAGGAAGCATTGCAAGTGTGAGCACAGTCAGAACCACATTCAAATGATTTAGATAGTGAGCTGTTTTTTGGAGGAACAATAAAATGTGCTATAGAAGATCTGCCTGTTCTTATTAGTAGTTTGTGATGGAAAGGAAAATGTAtgttagggctgcacaatatatggTTTCAGTGTCGTCATTGCAGTGTGGGCAGATGCAGTAGTCACATTGCAGGGCGTGCAATGTCAAGTAAGGCCACTATGCACTGTCCTGTGGGAACCAGCATATCAAAGTTTGCTGCAGTTCTTGGTGTTGATCATACTAAAGAATGCCGTAATGCAGAATGGAATGCAGACGGAaagtccaaatgtctgtggacaccccttctaatgaatgcatctaGCTGTGTGCACACATGCACCGCTTATGTAGTCCATGTTGAGTGTAGTGTTGctaatagaataagactctctaggacagataaacatgaatatgCCTAATgacaggcatggactagagggttACAAAGCCCagcagcattgatctgtggagcagtggaaccgtgttctctgaaatgattggttggttggtggtgatgaggtgaggtggtgatcatccaccatcctgacctcactaatgctcttgtcgctaaatgcaatcaatttctcacagtaatgctctaaaatctagtacaaTATCTTACCTGGACAGtggaaacagttactccaacaaaagcaggatgtaTATCTACATatattttcagaagaaacaatgcatgagcagatgtcccaatacttttgtccatatgttgtATATGGCTCGCAGTATTCCTTTTTTGTTGTCGGAATTATCCAGTTTGAGATGCTCAACTGCAGCTGCAACTTGTTTCCCTTTCAGCCGACACTCTGTTTGTGGAAGGTCCTGGACCTCTCATCGAGGACGAGTATGAGAAGGAACAAGCCGacaaggagctgaagaagcagctGTGCCCATACGCTGCCGTGGGCGAGTGCCGCTATGGCCTCAACTGTGCCTATCTCCACGGCGACGCGTGTGATATGTGTGGCCTGCAGGTGCTCCATCCGTCCGACACTGCTCAACGCTCTCAGCACATCAGAGTGAGTCTGGACTTCAGACCACTTGCCATATGCAGGATGCAGTGTTGAGTATGGATCTATAGAGGGACAATCTTATTCAGGATCCATTAGGATTGTATAAATTAATATCTATACAaatttactgcatcttacaAAATAAGTAGTATTACCTTAAATTTTCAATATACAAGGTCTTGGAGGTTAGTCAACATCGGTATATATAATGCAAGTGTGAGCACAAATTTTAGACGTAAGCCTATTAAAATACTGACGTTTCATGAAATTGTTGGCATATACTTTTTCAGCAAAGCAACAAGATTGAATATTTCAATATAGTTCAGCATTTGAAGCGGACAAAAAAGAATAACagcttttaaatttaattaCTATTGTAGTGTCTTCTATGATGTTCTATTTTATTTCAGGTTACAGGCCTATGTTGACAGCAGATAAAAGTGGTCAAAATCTGATcaattaaccccccccccccccccccaaaaaaaaaaaaaaataaaaaataaaaaattataattagtaatttatttattcacttcacttctgtttacacctggtcacttcatgtgactagtatctggattgtattctGATAAGATTGTAGCCACATTTTTATAGCAATGtttatactactatactactttatcactgtgtgggatggaatgtGCAAATTTGCTCAATGCTCAGCAATGATTACCGGTGTTTCGGTTGTTGTGGGAGaagttttggttgttgaatgtgtcttggagagccGGATGTGTTTAGATTGTTTGTCTGGATGATTGAGTCACGTGAAACATTGATCTTTTGCACATGCGCATCAGTTTAGGAGCGTGAACTGTTCAGACGAATGTCTGATATGGACCCAAGTAAAAAATGCTTTACTTGCTGTTTGAACAGCTTTAGAGTAGTCTGAAGTGGCCTGTTCATAAAAAGTAATGGTGCTacaacaggtttttttttttagcagtgccatttttggttccataaagaatcatttaaaaaagaaataaatgtgaaTAATCTTTTAAATTGGTAATAAACCCTTACATccactttttaaaacattttaaaaggtcctttacacacatttccttttacaaaaatgtttctttatgtaAATGAACAGTTCTACTATGGTATTGCTCAAGGAACCGTTTCTAGGACCTTTTTGTGTTTAAGATTGTGCTACAAGCATGTGATCAGGCTTGGTGTTGAGTCCTATACTGGCCGTGAAAAGGCATTTGTGTAACGCTCTGTACTTTTTTTGTGAATGACAGGCGTGCATCGAGGCCCATGAGAAAGACATGGAGATTTCGTTTGCCATCCAGCGCAGTAAGGACATGATGTGTGGCGTGTGCATGGAGGTGGTGTTTGAGAAGGCCAACCCCAGCGAGCGCCGGTTCGGCATTCTGTCCAACTGCAGTCACTGCTACTGCCTCAAGTGCATCCGCAAGTGGAGGAGTGCCAAGCAGTTTGAGAGCAAGATAATAAAGTAAGCCCAAGGAGTAAATCTGATACTGCTGTTTGGTATTACTGCATAATAAACATGTTAGTCTGTAGTCTCTAACCAGTCTTTAATAAATCATTGTTTATGTAAAGCATCTTTAAAAAGATTTGatggaagtttttttttgtcctttgcCAGGTCCTGCCCAGAGTGTCGCATTACGTCCAACTTTGTCATCCCAAGCGAATATTGGGTGGAAGACAAAGAGGAAAAGCAGAATCTCATCCAGAAGTACAAGGATGGCATGGGGTATGGGCTGCTAGCTCACCTGCAAACGATACACTCCAAAACTTCAGTTCTACTTTGACTGTCTTTATGATGATCCTAGATTTCAAGCTTCTCCCCATTTATTCATGATTAGCTTGTTTAAAAAGGCAGCAGTTGTGTTTAATTATGAAGAATAACATGAATGACAAAAACAGATGCTTTCGTTTTGTTCAAACTACACTTTGCTCTGTTTGTCCTCAGGAGTAAACCATGCCGATATTTTGATGAGGGCCGTGGAACTTGTCCGTTTGGAGCCAACTGCTTCTACAAGCATGCTTTCCCTGACGGGCGCCTGGAGGAGGCTCAGCCTCAGACCCAGACCCAGTCTCAGCGAAGGCAAAATGGCTCCAATGGGAGGAGCAGGGTATGCTCTCTCTTTATATTCTCACCAAATTCAGAATCATTTAAAATCACGAACCCAGTATTGTGAGTTGAATTGAATCATTCGAATTGAATCATTCGAATTGAATCATTCGAATTGAATCATTCGAATTGAATCATTCGAATTGAATCATTCGAATTGAATCATTCGAATTGAATCATTCGAATTGAATCATTCGAATTGAATCGCGGACTAAGTTACAGCACTAGCGTTTAAAATTGCGACTATGTGTGATCGCTTTTCTGTGTTGTAAATTGTTTGCTAGTTTTAAGTGTGCTTTCTGTCGGACGCACAAGGTCCGTTCATACTGCTGCAGATGGTCAGCTTGTTTAGACCTATGCTCTTTTGGTCTTTACAACAGTCCTTTGTGCTCACAATTAGAATGTCTAATCCTACCTAAACAACAACTGGCCCAACCTGTAGTGCTACTATAggtatttgttttttgtgtgtgtgtgtgtgtgtgtgtgtgtgtgtgtgtgtgtgtgtgtgtgtgtgtgtgtgtgtgtgtgtctaaaatGCAAGTTGGATCAGATTGGACCTGGGCTGTTGTTTTACAAACAAAAGTTTTGAATATGAACACATTTTTAATGCTGTCCGAATCCGACAGACTGCAGCGCTGAATAGGGTTTTCAGTTACAGCCGGGCATGTTTTTGTAAGGGTGCATTAAAATCAGGTTGACCAATCAAAGCTCCATTGTCATGGTTGTGGTCCAAACAAATGATCTTCAAGATGATGTTTGAagccaaacacaacacaaacttaTACGGCAAGCAGCAGAACGCTGAGTATACAAATGTGGAGGTTAAGGAAAATATATGTACGAGCAGAGCTGAATAGCTGGAGAATGAATGAGCTTCACAGCCACTCAAAcaacaaacccaaacccaacccaaacAACAAAACTACATAGGTGGTTCCTAGGTGGTTCATGTCCACAAAGAACTATAAGCTATAGTTTCCCTCGCTAATGAGCACTTGTGTGGTAGTGTGAAATTCTAATGATAATAAAGAGAGCAGAAGTGGGCAGGGagcacaggaacacacacagcgAAAAATTGAGAGCTTCAGAGTTTCTAGCCCCGTTTACAGAGAACAGGCAGAAAATGTGTCTCACTTGGTATAAAGGTTCCACAATGTTAAAATCGCATCATTTTttaatccagaaaaaaaaaaaatcatatttgatGTAACTAGGCCTGCAACAAACATTACAGCCAGACTGGTCTCCTCTCTTCATTTGATGCCAGAGAGGAAAATACAACGTTTATCTAATGATAAACTATAAAATCTGGTCTTTGCAGAACTCGAGGCGTACGCCGCTCTGGGACCTGTTCGACGAGCGGGAGAGCAGCGACTCCTTGGATAACGACGACGAGGAGATGGTGACGTTCGAGTTGAGTGAGATGCTCCTCATGCTCCTTGCCGCGGGGACCGACGACGACGTCACCGACTCCGAAGACGAGTGGGACTTGTTTCACGAAGAGTTGGACGATTACTACGAGCTCTACCTATAGCAGCCCTCCATTTAATGCGTCCTTTCCTGTCTCCCTCACTAATCGTCCCCGCACCTATCAATTATCCCTCCCGTCCCCCTTTCCCCTTACTAGAAACTAGACTGGACTGTCTCGTGTGAGTGATGGGCAGTAGCGTCTTTCCCCTTCCCCCCCATGTGTTGTGGCAGTGCCTTTCAGCAGGCCATTGAAACGATGAGTTCAATTCACAGTAAAATGAAATGTATATAAAAGACcagacaagagaaaaaaaaaaaaggaaaaaaaagaaaagcaacagaaaaaaagagacaggTCTGTGCGCTTGTGCTAAAACCTTTTCTAGAAAACCTCCTCTGTTCTGTGAGTCTGTCTGTGTCCAATTTATGTACTGatgaaaaaggaaaaactacaaaaaaaaatactatttaCAAAAGAAACAATTTAAAAATGACAGACACTAAGTTATACATTTAAGAAAATTGGATTATCGCTAATAAATCTTAATGGTTTTATTCTGAATTATAGGTTTGACTTATCATCTACCCAGGTATGGTCCTGCCTAAACGGGACCCTGAGCATACAGCAGCTTCGTAAGACTTCACTGTAACTGGTGGTGGCTGTGATGCTTTCTGGATTATTCCTTTCTTCATGCACTGACTTTGATAGGGTGGGTGGCAGAGGTGAGCTTCCTTGATgtcaaatgcacacatgcactctTAACGTTCATAAAGACAATTCATGTCACTGAACATTTAAtgtttctctctatctctctctctctatctctctctctctctctaattggCCTGGAGGTCAGTTTTTAACCTACCTGAACCGTACAGGTTCAGCAGCACCTGTGGTATCAAATGGCAAGTCTCTCCTAAGAACTGCGTGTAGCGATACCTTTGTGAAATTGGACTCCCGAAAGCAGACTTAAATGCATACAAATACGAAGCTCAGTggttcatcactttaactgtcTGTTCGATTGtagatttttctgtttttgcttCAGTATTGCATATTAAGCTCGGCTGTCAGTAGCCAATCCACAAAAACCCAGTTGTTTATTCGGTTCTTGTCGAACTTGGTTGAAATGCATATGTTTATACTGAAATGTGCTTGTTTTCTATGGTCCAGAACCATCCAACATAACTTGAAAATTAAAAGTTTATTATCAAAGTATCAAAGTTTATCTTATACATTTGTCCtcacaaaataaaaacattttcataatACAGTAATGGTGTATTCGATGGCAAATATTTTTATGGCTGACTTTGGTTTTATGAGTGATAATGTGAGACTATGGTGTTTGCTGTATTTATGTTGAAGCAGGGAGCCGTTACTACAACATGGTTTGTGTAGAGAACCTGCTGCAGTGGTGAAGACACGTAAGCTATGCATAAGAAGACATTTCTCTTTCTGGAAATTATGTACCATCAGAATTTACACAGGAAAAGTGACCTGTAATGGGAACTTGCAGGCTGCCATATTTCCAAAATTTGTGTCCTTCTGCTTACGTGGTAGACAATAACTGCTATGCACGATATGAACATACCTTGGAACTTTTGATAATGTGGTGATTCCACAAATACATTTGAGTTCAGTAGAGTTGGAAGCCTATGTTTATCCCATTCACCAGGTGTATGTAGTGATTTGGCTTTATGACTGTATAAAGCGTTGagattgacctttttttgtgtTGATAATTTCCTAGGGTTCTTGATACCCCAAACATGCTTTGTATTTATTAATCCATATACACTCCCCCAGCCTCAAGATCTTCATGACATGGAATACTAGGTTAGAATATTAGAAATATTCATAttgttatttatgtatgtaggttttgagattctggtccatgttgacatgattgcattaTGCAATTCCTGAAGATTGTCTCAGGAGCACCTTCATGCTGTGAATCCCCTggtctaccacatcccaaagatgttctactggattcaggtgtttgtctctcactctctgcggCACTGTCTCTCACATTCTGaggaaactctagagactgttgtgctgaaaatcctaGATCAGCAGTTATAGAAACGCTCAaactgaagctgctgacccatATCTGCAGGATCTGCATCAAACTGCAACTCTAAGCTGCTACACGATTGGCTGACGATTGATAATTGCATTATTTCAGAGCAGGCGTACAGGTCTTCATAATATAATGCTCTGTGAgtgtatacacatacacaggcaCTGGGAGCTGGGGCTGCGTGGGCACAAACCGGTTGAGTGCCCATGCTGACCCCTGTCCACGGTTGAAAGAGCCTATGATGAGAATGTGAGCATCAGCGCTCATCAGCACCCATTGACCTCAATTAGGTAGATATTGGGCATCATCCTTCTCCTCACCTACTCCTTTGATGTTTTCTCGTCCATGGGTTCCTCCCTCCTGCTGAGCTCATGCCAAAAATGTAATCGGCAAATGTGTAGTTTAGTGCATAAGCAGGTTCTAGTGGAGGTTGCATTgcttcattatttatatattattttttgtctGCAGCACACCTGCGGCCTCTCTGCCCACTTTAGCGAGCAGCCATTAATATGAAAGCTTATAAAAGGCTAAGCTCCTAACTTCAGATGGCCACCTGTTTTAAAAAGGCCGCAACGCTGGCTGCAAATTTGATCCCGCTCACTGATAAGGTAAGGAAACCTCTGCTTATGCAGACCTCTAATTTCAGTATATGGATACTGGCTGAGTATCTGACTGTCACATGTGCACATGTAGGCCTATAAGACCTTCACCTACAGGGTGAATGGTTTACCCACCTCTACAATGTCATCTGACTTGGCTACATCAACAGTGAGTgggttaaaaaataataaaataaaagctatTAATCAATACTATCAGTCAGCTGAGTCTCCGAGTGCTCTCTTAATCCCTCTAAAGGAAAATACATCAGGAATTCATTGGTAGAACAATGTATGGCAAAATGCTGCCATTCTAAGACCAGCCATGGGACGGTACCTGCAGGCAGAACACACAGGTATCCCTTGCCCCTATAGCGTCTATAGGGACCTGGTTCTTGGTTTGTCTCAGTACATCTTCACTTCCTTTCCGTATCAGTGTCTCCTCTGCAAACAACTAGCAAACCCATAACCCCTTAAAATCGCCTTAAAAGGGTCTGCATGTGGTAGCCCACCGCTCTCATAAACACATAACTTACATATTACCATCATTGGAGCCAGTAATCATTAGCCACTGAGGTAGCGGTAGTTAATAAAGAATAAGGTTATGATtattaactgaataataaacaagATTAAGGGTTTAGGCCCTTAACCTTTTCtgctcggggggggggggggggggctgtagcatggctgacgcTGTGCACGGACCCTGGCTTTCTTAAGCTGGGGCGTAAGAAGGATTTTGTAGGGTGGTCCACATGTGTATGTATAATGACTATGAAGGAATTGAATTTatttgacagtgttgatgtttttggTGGGGTTCCCCTTGGGGGTCAGCTGAGTAAAAGGGTGCATGAGTGTAAATGCTCCATTTCAGGAGATGCTGAAGAGCACGCGCgttgttttgctgctgctgctgttgttgttgttgtttatttgtgaGTCTGCACGCGCAGGCATGTCATTTATCGTCTCCCACTCCATTCCAATGTGCTCCATGTCGGGATTTAGccccccaccctcctcctcctcctcctcctcctcctcctctcagcCTCCCGCGCGCCCCCTCCCTCCACTTAGCGCCTGTCAGCACGCGGCCGCAGACAAAACAAGCGAGCGAGGCGCGGCTACAATGATCGCGCAAATCGGCAAAGACAATCCCGCGGCCAGCTGTCCCCGAGCCGAAGCGGCCGTGTATCCGGACTCGCCCGCGTCCTCGGCGCCGGAGCACGGGCAGCTCTTCCTCCGCAGGCCCACGCAGACGAGCACGGGCAGCGTCAACCCGGAGGGCGGCAGCACGCAGCCGCTGGTCCCCTCAGCATCCGTCGCCGCCTCCGCCACCGCCAACTCGGCCGCCTCGCGCACCATGACGTCCTCGGGCGAGTTCGCGCCGTCCGCCGGCCCCCTGTTCGTGCCGAGCTCGCGCCGGAATCTGCTGTACAAGGCGCTGTGCTTCGTGGTGCTGGCCGCGCAGGGCGCCGTGCTCGACTTCTACCTCATCGCCTTCACCGACCTGTACTGGTGCTCGTGGATCGCCACGGACCTCGTGGTGCTCTCCGGCTGGGCCATCTTCTTCGCCAAGAACAGCCGCAGCAAGCGCGAGCGCGCGTGCGGCTTCCGCCAGAAGGGCTCCCTCTTCGGCTGCCGCCTGGGCGAGTTCGCCTTCGCCTACCTGGCCTGGCTTATCTACGTGATCGCCTGCGCGCCCAAGGTCGTGCTGATCCTCGAGACGTCCATCCTGGAGCTGGTCGCGCAGCGCGTGCCGCTCGGCGTCACGGGCTTCGAGCTGGCCGTGCTGCTCGCGGCGCCGCTGCTCTTCTGCCTCATCAACTCGGTGGCGGAGGACCCGAACGGAGCCACGCGCCACCACTCGCGCGGCTGCTTCACGGCCACGTGCATGGACGTTCTGGACAGCTTCGAGCTCGTGGAGGCGCTCGTGCGCGGCACGCTGCCCACCGACGCGCGCTACCTCAGGTACGCGGTGGTGTCGGCGCATGTGGTGGCACTGGCCGCGCCCGTCGTGTGGCTCTACGAGCTCACGGCGTCGCGCGCGCGCTGCCGCTGGGCGTGGGCTCGCTTCCTGACGGGCGCGCTGGTCAACGCGCCGCTGCTGGCCATCCGGTGCGTGCTCGTGCTGCTGTACCGCGCGCCGGCCTCGCTCTTCCTCTTCAAGAACGCCTTCTTCCTGTGCTGCGCGTGCCTCGAGCTCGTCGAACAGTGCGTGAACGCGCGCAGCGCGCGCCGGATGGCGGGCCACGCGGCGCAGGTCTCGCACTGCGTCTCGGAGAACGACATGGGCCCGCACGGCTACGTCAACACGCTGGCCGTCAGCACGCAGCCGTAGAGGGGGTCGAGAACTCTTCTCCGGAGGTCGCGGGACATCAGCAGCCTTATGGACGACGTCGTGCTCCAGCGGCTCCGACAGGTGCTAAAACCAAACGACACGCGGTGCCAATGAAGAACAGCCCCGCCCCCATCTCTCATAACCCCGCCCATTCCATACATTTCACCCCCCCCCTTACCTACCTTACCACCACCTACATCTGAGGGGTCAGACTCGGGGCTTGGAGGGTCACAGCTCTGCAGAGATCGGTTTTGAGCTCTGTTTTTCCTCTAGAGACCAGAGTGCGCTGAGGAGACCATCAGAACCGTGGTGGAGAACCTGCGCTTGTTAGGAGAACCTACACTCCTCGTTCGCTCTGGCAGAATTAAGTGAGAATTGGCCttttttgctcttgggctccccctacagccggGAAGTGTATATCACTATAACTCACAGTAAGGCAGCAAATCAGGCTTTGAGCACCCCCtgaaggacacgctttacactTGCTTTTTCCAACACGCTGGGAGATGCAGAACCGCCATCTGACGTGAACGCAGCATGTGGAcagaggcggtagagtaatattatgGAAATGTACACAAATACGATTCGGGATATGCTGCGTTACGCAGTTACGCAGAAGtctcgtgcagctccaccaaggTTACATATGTGCAATAGACAGCGTcctgagcctggagtagcaaagAAACCTGATACAGCcaatggagcatcagcatgatgaagcatctgaagctgctattttaagataaaaatgctacataatgctgcttttaagGCAACGTTAGTGTCTTTGTGGCTTGTGTGCTCTGCCCTAAAGCAGTGTCGTTCGGAGTGGTTTGGCGGTTCATTTTTAGAGAAACTTACTGAGTccgatttctttacagtggtggtgactgGAACCAGGGTTTTCTATGTCTGCAATACAAATATAGCAAAAACTGCCAATTTATTTAAAGCCCCGaaccaccagtgaagctacattTGTCTTCTGGGTTGATGGTGTTGATGTTGTTGATGGTGGTATAGAAATAAGAATCTGCCGGGCAGCTTCCTTCATGTACCGCTCTGCTACCAGTGTCATTTACAAGACAGGTGGCACAGTGgcacacagctccaggggccttaCCTGCTCCTGTCATTGCCTGTGAGGACTTGTGGAGGTGTGTTCTCCGTATGTCAGTGTGGACTCCCTCCAGATGCTCTGATTTCCTCCCATCTCCCCAAaccacatggtaggtgaattggctgggctaaattgcccctaggtgtgtgTGGTATCCTGTGATAGACTAGTGCCCAGCCAAGTAGGCGTGCCTGGTACCCTGCCTGGGAGGACTGgttccaggtaggctccagacccaccatgaCTAGGAGCACACATCACATACaacttgtctagcccctgtaaagaagtattgtcAGTGGATTAGGACTCTGGAGTAGATGGTATGggacctattgccaccatgtctaatgcgaggcatgggctagaggggtgtaaaggcCCTCcggcgttgagctgtggagcagtggaacactAAATCTTGCCAGTGCTGTGTGCAAAAAGCTATTGGTGGAGTGTCTGAGGCTGACACTAACGTATTCATAACATAATATTTTATGCAATAGCTTTCTGtcagggagcttttagagggattacccccccccccctctccaaTTGTATGCAGTGAaatgtaagtttctctagaatagagcattcacaccaaaccactctgactgactgagcTTAGTGAGTCATTTAAAGATGCAGACATTTGCCATTTGTATATATTGGTCTTGCAatttagtccaagactaagGCTAATCCCGGTCTACGAAACAAGTTCAGCTCAAGAAGGCTTTACCAATTAGCTGACGAGTTGACCTGGTGGGTTTAATGAGCTACAAGACAGCTGTGCTATGGTTCACCAGGCCTGGAGTTAGACACATATGCCCTACATTTTGAAGCCTTCTGTATCCAAACCCACCCTCCTCTGCATTCACCCACTGTTCTGCCCACCCAACCCTAGAGCAGCGTACGCAAATAGCAGAGAGTAACGACGTCTGAAAGAAGAGGCAGGCGCTAATTAAAGTTTATCTAAGATAAGATTTGTTTGAGCAATTAGGTCACTTCTAAATCTGTGACACGCGATTGCTGTGGTACTGCTGGGACAGTGTGAATGCCCTGCTTTAGTGTCCGCAGAGCTGTTTTCTGAAGA contains:
- the tmem121b gene encoding transmembrane protein 121B encodes the protein MIAQIGKDNPAASCPRAEAAVYPDSPASSAPEHGQLFLRRPTQTSTGSVNPEGGSTQPLVPSASVAASATANSAASRTMTSSGEFAPSAGPLFVPSSRRNLLYKALCFVVLAAQGAVLDFYLIAFTDLYWCSWIATDLVVLSGWAIFFAKNSRSKRERACGFRQKGSLFGCRLGEFAFAYLAWLIYVIACAPKVVLILETSILELVAQRVPLGVTGFELAVLLAAPLLFCLINSVAEDPNGATRHHSRGCFTATCMDVLDSFELVEALVRGTLPTDARYLRYAVVSAHVVALAAPVVWLYELTASRARCRWAWARFLTGALVNAPLLAIRCVLVLLYRAPASLFLFKNAFFLCCACLELVEQCVNARSARRMAGHAAQVSHCVSENDMGPHGYVNTLAVSTQP
- the mkrn1 gene encoding probable E3 ubiquitin-protein ligase makorin-1; translation: MAEAAAAPTAAPTTAGGWTKHVTCRYFMHGLCKEGDNCRYSHDRSSSKPAMICKFFQKGCCAFGDRCRYEHTKPAKQEELPGSMPSAPLPAALLALAGAPDSVPSGPGGTPDAQERPHGSGAVDWVNAAEFVPGQPYCGRADTLFVEGPGPLIEDEYEKEQADKELKKQLCPYAAVGECRYGLNCAYLHGDACDMCGLQVLHPSDTAQRSQHIRACIEAHEKDMEISFAIQRSKDMMCGVCMEVVFEKANPSERRFGILSNCSHCYCLKCIRKWRSAKQFESKIIKSCPECRITSNFVIPSEYWVEDKEEKQNLIQKYKDGMGSKPCRYFDEGRGTCPFGANCFYKHAFPDGRLEEAQPQTQTQSQRRQNGSNGRSRNSRRTPLWDLFDERESSDSLDNDDEEMVTFELSEMLLMLLAAGTDDDVTDSEDEWDLFHEELDDYYELYL